A genomic region of Microlunatus sagamiharensis contains the following coding sequences:
- a CDS encoding BCCT family transporter, with protein sequence MSTHVTPRPDTATGPHEAPRQLKRWVFWPAAVIVLGFVAFTLVAPGSAEALFLSLQEGIVSNFSWYYVLVVAFFVGFSLFLGFGPFGGIKLGKDADEPEFSTASWFSLLFAAGMGIGLVFYGVSEPLSHFVSPRPGVTGSEDQLAQQALTQTFLHWGLHAWAIYVVLGLALAYAIHRRGRPVSIRWALEPLLGDRVRGGWGNVIDVVALVGTVFGVATSLGLGVIQIGAGLESAGLVESSVVEQLAIIAVITAVTIVSLVTGVTRGMKILSNFNLVLAAAVLVFVLVVGPTQFLLRDFVQSIGAYLQNVVGLSFNITAQQGAAGEEWQGAWTTFYWGWWMSWAPFVGIFIARISKGRTVRQFVAGVLLVPTSLTFLWFAVLGGAAIHQQTDGAGGLVGADGSVDVEGSLFALLGGLPAGTVLTFGAILLIGVFFVTSSDSGSLVMAMIASGGDLEPRNWLRVFFATAASLLAVALLLTGGLNALKTAAITTALPFSVVLLLTCWSTALAFTRERRAYDRAEREVLLEHVGDYYGLEVDAPTRARARGPITQQWEERRRGRRGDDRAAPAAPDTSAGQGTGRAAAVAPEPQEDGRVGPSAQETP encoded by the coding sequence ATGTCTACGCACGTCACCCCACGTCCGGACACCGCCACTGGCCCGCACGAAGCGCCCCGCCAGCTGAAGCGGTGGGTGTTCTGGCCGGCCGCCGTGATCGTGCTCGGCTTCGTCGCCTTCACGCTCGTGGCGCCCGGCAGCGCCGAGGCGCTGTTCCTGAGCCTGCAGGAAGGGATCGTCTCCAACTTCAGCTGGTACTACGTGCTGGTGGTGGCCTTCTTCGTGGGCTTCTCGCTCTTCCTCGGGTTCGGCCCGTTCGGGGGCATCAAGCTCGGCAAGGACGCGGACGAGCCCGAGTTCTCGACGGCGTCCTGGTTCTCGCTGCTGTTCGCGGCCGGCATGGGGATCGGGCTCGTCTTCTACGGCGTCTCCGAGCCGCTGAGCCACTTCGTCTCGCCCCGCCCCGGGGTCACCGGCTCGGAGGACCAGCTGGCGCAGCAGGCCCTGACCCAGACCTTCCTGCACTGGGGGCTGCACGCCTGGGCGATCTACGTCGTCCTCGGCCTGGCCCTCGCCTACGCGATCCACCGGCGTGGTCGCCCCGTCTCCATCCGCTGGGCCCTCGAACCCCTCCTGGGGGACCGCGTGCGGGGCGGCTGGGGCAACGTCATCGACGTCGTCGCCCTGGTGGGGACCGTCTTCGGCGTCGCCACGTCGCTCGGGCTCGGGGTCATCCAGATCGGGGCAGGGCTCGAGAGCGCCGGTCTCGTCGAGAGCAGCGTCGTCGAGCAGCTGGCGATCATCGCCGTGATCACCGCCGTCACCATCGTCTCCCTGGTCACCGGGGTCACGAGGGGCATGAAGATCCTGTCGAACTTCAACCTGGTCCTGGCCGCGGCCGTGCTGGTGTTCGTCCTCGTCGTCGGGCCGACGCAGTTCCTCCTGCGCGACTTCGTCCAGTCGATCGGTGCCTACCTGCAGAACGTCGTGGGTCTGTCGTTCAACATCACCGCCCAGCAGGGGGCCGCGGGTGAGGAGTGGCAGGGCGCCTGGACGACCTTCTACTGGGGCTGGTGGATGTCGTGGGCCCCGTTCGTCGGGATCTTCATCGCCCGCATCTCCAAGGGGAGGACGGTCCGCCAGTTCGTCGCGGGTGTCCTCCTGGTCCCCACGTCCCTCACCTTCCTCTGGTTCGCGGTGCTGGGCGGCGCGGCGATCCACCAGCAGACCGACGGGGCCGGCGGCCTCGTGGGTGCGGACGGGTCGGTCGACGTCGAGGGCTCGCTGTTCGCCCTGCTGGGCGGGCTCCCGGCCGGGACGGTCTTGACCTTCGGCGCGATCCTTCTGATCGGGGTCTTCTTCGTGACCTCGTCGGACTCGGGCTCCCTCGTCATGGCGATGATCGCCTCGGGCGGCGACCTCGAGCCCCGGAACTGGCTCCGGGTCTTCTTCGCGACGGCGGCCTCGCTGCTCGCGGTGGCGCTGCTGCTCACCGGCGGCCTGAACGCGCTCAAGACGGCGGCGATCACGACCGCGCTGCCCTTCAGCGTCGTCCTGCTGCTCACCTGCTGGTCGACCGCGCTCGCCTTCACCCGTGAGCGGCGGGCCTACGACCGGGCCGAGCGCGAGGTGCTCCTCGAGCACGTCGGCGACTACTACGGGCTCGAGGTCGACGCGCCGACCCGGGCGAGGGCGCGCGGTCCGATCACGCAGCAGTGGGAGGAGCGCAGGAGGGGGCGGCGCGGTGACGACCGCGCGGCCCCGGCGGCGCCGGACACCTCGGCGGGGCAGGGGACCGGGCGGGCGGCAGCGGTCGCACCGGAGCCGCAGGAGGACGGTCGGGTCGGGCCGTCGGCGCAGGAGACCCCGTGA
- a CDS encoding RNA polymerase sigma factor codes for MTAAPDDEERDALVAAFLDGDERALEQIYRRYSSLVYSVCLRSLGEVTEAEDVTQKVFVAAWDKRHNYKPERASISAWLMGITRNKIVDAHQGRARQRRIADQVASNTEPAREPLDVAERLIVADEIARLDEMPQKVLRLAFYEDLTHMQIAERLQLPPGTVKSHIRRSLIKIRRRLEESGDGPSGS; via the coding sequence GTGACTGCCGCGCCTGACGACGAGGAGCGCGACGCCCTCGTGGCGGCGTTCCTCGACGGGGACGAACGAGCTCTCGAGCAGATCTACCGCCGCTACTCCTCGCTCGTGTACAGCGTCTGCCTGCGCTCGCTCGGCGAGGTCACCGAGGCCGAGGACGTCACCCAGAAGGTCTTCGTCGCCGCCTGGGACAAGCGGCACAACTACAAGCCCGAGCGCGCCAGCATCTCCGCCTGGCTGATGGGCATCACCCGCAACAAGATCGTCGACGCGCACCAGGGCCGGGCCCGGCAGCGAAGAATCGCCGACCAGGTGGCGTCCAACACCGAGCCTGCGCGCGAACCCCTGGACGTGGCCGAGCGCCTCATCGTGGCCGACGAGATCGCGCGGCTCGACGAGATGCCGCAGAAGGTGCTCCGCCTCGCGTTCTACGAGGACCTCACGCACATGCAGATCGCCGAGCGGCTGCAGCTGCCCCCGGGGACGGTCAAGAGCCACATCAGGCGCAGCCTGATCAAGATCAGACGGAGACTGGAGGAGTCAGGCGATGGCCCATCCGGCTCCTGA
- a CDS encoding anti-sigma factor domain-containing protein encodes MAHPAPDLLALLALGEDADQSLLDHVSSCRPCTDEVHALQQVVAVGQSLGPQDRISAPHPRVWQRIASDVNDGRVIPLPGAVVLRERPVVPPAAPAPVPLGGVGEETRRSGEASEDRGHEDRARGAGRPRRRWFVPALAAAVALVAGLAGFGLRGVLDPAPDVVGVTQLNALPRFPGANGTATVEEDPDGQRTLVVSMEMPATAVADGRLEVWMTDSRATDMVPMGMMTGLSGRFPVPAGMSLEGHPIVDVSLEPTDDADPAHSSVSVLRGRLKL; translated from the coding sequence ATGGCCCATCCGGCTCCTGACCTCCTGGCGCTCCTCGCCCTGGGCGAGGACGCCGACCAGAGCCTGCTGGACCACGTCTCCTCCTGCCGCCCCTGCACCGACGAGGTGCACGCCCTCCAGCAGGTCGTCGCCGTCGGGCAGTCGCTCGGCCCCCAGGACCGGATCTCCGCGCCGCACCCGCGCGTCTGGCAGCGCATCGCCAGCGACGTCAACGACGGGCGCGTCATCCCGCTCCCCGGCGCCGTCGTCCTGCGCGAGCGACCCGTCGTGCCGCCCGCCGCGCCCGCGCCCGTCCCGCTCGGCGGGGTGGGCGAGGAGACCCGCCGGTCCGGCGAGGCGTCCGAGGACCGGGGGCACGAGGACCGGGCGCGTGGGGCCGGTCGTCCCCGGCGCCGCTGGTTCGTCCCGGCGCTGGCCGCCGCCGTGGCGCTCGTCGCCGGCCTGGCCGGCTTCGGTCTGCGCGGCGTTCTCGACCCCGCGCCTGACGTCGTCGGCGTCACCCAGCTGAACGCGCTGCCCCGCTTCCCCGGCGCCAACGGCACGGCGACCGTCGAGGAGGACCCGGACGGCCAGCGGACGCTCGTCGTCTCGATGGAGATGCCCGCGACGGCCGTCGCCGACGGCCGGCTCGAGGTGTGGATGACCGACAGCCGCGCGACCGACATGGTCCCGATGGGGATGATGACCGGCCTGTCCGGCCGCTTCCCCGTCCCGGCCGGCATGAGCCTCGAGGGCCACCCGATCGTGGACGTGTCCCTCGAGCCGACGGACGACGCCGACCCGGCCCACTCCTCGGTGTCGGTCCTCCGCGGGCGGCTGAAGCTCTGA
- a CDS encoding fructosamine kinase family protein, which produces MSGSGPSPTGAGEPYVKHGGPSTPPEYFAVEAAGLRWLAAAPDGAAVVGVREVGRHRIVLDRLETARPTADAAESFGRALARTHAAGAPAFGSPPAGWEGDGFIGRQRMSMRPTATWGTFYAEQRVLPYAREAHDVGHLSAAALAAVERVAERLRGGDLDDDRPPARVHGDLWSGNVVFTPGGVVVIDPAAHGGHGLTDLAMLHLFGVPGLERISAAYADEAGLDAGWEDLIGLHQLHPLLVHAVSHGPAYGQEAGTVARRYR; this is translated from the coding sequence CTGAGCGGCTCCGGGCCGTCCCCGACAGGGGCCGGCGAGCCGTACGTCAAGCACGGCGGCCCGAGCACGCCGCCGGAGTACTTCGCGGTCGAGGCGGCGGGTCTGCGCTGGCTCGCGGCGGCGCCGGACGGTGCGGCCGTCGTCGGCGTGCGGGAGGTCGGTCGCCACCGGATCGTGCTCGACCGCCTCGAGACGGCCCGGCCGACCGCCGACGCGGCCGAGTCCTTCGGGCGGGCCCTCGCCCGGACCCACGCCGCCGGCGCCCCGGCCTTCGGCTCCCCGCCCGCAGGGTGGGAGGGCGACGGGTTCATCGGGCGGCAGCGGATGAGCATGCGGCCCACCGCGACCTGGGGCACCTTCTACGCCGAGCAGCGCGTGCTGCCGTACGCCCGCGAGGCCCACGACGTCGGGCACCTCTCGGCGGCCGCGCTCGCCGCCGTCGAGCGGGTGGCGGAGCGGCTGCGCGGCGGCGACCTCGACGACGACCGCCCGCCGGCCCGCGTCCACGGCGACCTGTGGTCGGGCAACGTCGTCTTCACCCCGGGCGGCGTCGTCGTCATCGACCCGGCCGCGCACGGCGGCCACGGCCTGACCGACCTGGCCATGCTCCACCTCTTCGGCGTCCCCGGGCTCGAGCGGATCAGCGCCGCGTACGCCGACGAGGCCGGGCTCGACGCCGGCTGGGAGGACCTGATCGGTCTCCACCAGCTGCACCCGCTGCTCGTGCACGCGGTCAGCCACGGGCCCGCGTACGGCCAGGAGGCCGGAACGGTGGCCCGCCGCTACCGGTGA
- a CDS encoding SDR family oxidoreductase translates to MTLINPVTQYPSNTEEQSQPAPGLDADMTPKADHGEGSYVGSGKLAARKALITGADSGIGRATAIAFAREGADVALNYLPGEQEDADDVAKIIGEDGRKVVQLPADVSVEENARKVVTDAVEQLGGLDVLVIVAGKQQYVDDLADVTSEQFDQTYKTNVYALFWMVQEALKHLPAGSSIITTSSIQAYSPSPGLVDYASTKAAINTFSKALAQQVAPKGIRVNVVAPGPVWTPLQVTGGQPTEALGEFGQQTPLGRAGQPAEMAAAYVYLASPESSYVTGETLNLNGGMPTP, encoded by the coding sequence ATGACCCTGATCAACCCCGTCACGCAGTACCCGTCGAACACCGAGGAGCAGTCGCAGCCGGCGCCCGGCCTGGACGCCGACATGACGCCCAAGGCCGACCACGGCGAGGGCTCCTACGTCGGCAGCGGCAAGCTGGCCGCCCGCAAGGCGCTCATCACCGGCGCCGACTCCGGCATCGGCCGGGCCACCGCGATCGCCTTCGCCCGTGAGGGCGCCGACGTCGCGCTCAACTACCTGCCCGGCGAGCAAGAGGACGCCGACGACGTCGCCAAGATTATCGGCGAGGACGGCCGCAAGGTCGTCCAGCTGCCGGCCGACGTGTCCGTCGAGGAGAACGCCCGCAAGGTCGTCACCGACGCCGTCGAGCAGCTCGGCGGGCTCGACGTCCTGGTGATCGTCGCCGGCAAGCAGCAGTACGTCGACGACCTCGCCGACGTCACGTCGGAACAGTTCGACCAGACCTACAAGACCAACGTGTACGCGCTGTTCTGGATGGTCCAGGAGGCCCTGAAGCACCTGCCCGCAGGCTCGAGCATCATCACGACCTCCTCGATCCAGGCCTACAGCCCGAGCCCCGGCCTGGTCGACTACGCCAGCACCAAGGCGGCGATCAACACCTTCAGCAAGGCCCTCGCCCAGCAGGTCGCGCCGAAGGGCATCCGCGTCAACGTCGTGGCCCCCGGACCGGTCTGGACCCCGCTGCAGGTCACCGGAGGCCAGCCGACCGAGGCCCTCGGCGAGTTCGGCCAGCAGACCCCGCTGGGGCGCGCCGGCCAGCCGGCCGAGATGGCCGCCGCGTACGTCTACCTCGCCTCGCCCGAGTCGAGCTACGTCACCGGCGAGACCCTGAACCTCAACGGCGGGATGCCCACCCCCTGA
- a CDS encoding glycoside hydrolase family 13 protein, which produces MTEGLTVPAAAGGRDWWRSAVVYQVYPRSFADSDGDGLGDLRGVTAHLDDLADLGVDAVWLTPFFPSPQVDAGYDISDYRGVDPLFGTLLDVDALLERAHALGLRVLLDVVPNHTSSAHPWFAAALAAGPGSPERARYHFRDEPTDWLSVFGGSAWTQVEDGQWYLHLFDSSQPDLNWSSPEVVAEFDDVLRFWFDRGVDGFRIDVGHGLVKDPRFPSFPASPLASGAKAQAPYWDQEGVHDLHRHWRALADEYATTGERRPRMLCGEVNVPVPRAVRYVRPDELHQVFNWPYLVAPWDGPALRAVIEETLVAYGEVGAASTWVLGNHDSLRVATRLGFPPGEAPRRVGPRTAQPDAEAGLRRARAAALLMLALPGSAYVYQGEELGLPEHVDLADADRQDPAFARTGGVDLGRDGCRIPMPWVADEPHLGFGAGRPWLPQPESYAPLARDRQRQDPGSVLALYTDALRLRRALELGAGELTWRSAPGDAVLAFESAGVSVTANASTQMVALPAGAEVLLSSDPGAGRAVPPGTTVWWRRAADG; this is translated from the coding sequence CTGACCGAAGGACTCACGGTCCCGGCCGCCGCGGGCGGTCGGGACTGGTGGCGCTCCGCCGTCGTCTACCAGGTCTACCCGCGTTCCTTCGCCGACTCCGACGGTGACGGGCTCGGCGACCTGCGCGGCGTCACGGCGCACCTGGACGACCTGGCCGACCTCGGGGTCGACGCCGTCTGGCTGACCCCGTTCTTCCCGTCGCCGCAGGTCGACGCCGGCTACGACATCTCCGACTACCGCGGGGTCGACCCGCTCTTCGGGACGCTCCTCGACGTCGACGCCCTGCTCGAGCGGGCGCACGCCCTCGGGCTGCGGGTGCTGCTCGACGTGGTGCCCAACCACACGTCGTCGGCCCACCCGTGGTTCGCCGCGGCGCTGGCCGCCGGTCCGGGTTCGCCGGAGCGCGCGCGGTACCACTTCCGCGACGAGCCGACCGACTGGCTCTCGGTCTTCGGCGGGAGCGCGTGGACCCAGGTCGAGGACGGCCAGTGGTACCTGCACCTGTTCGACTCCTCCCAGCCCGACCTGAACTGGTCCTCGCCCGAGGTCGTGGCCGAGTTCGACGACGTCCTGCGCTTCTGGTTCGACCGCGGCGTCGACGGCTTCCGCATCGACGTCGGGCACGGCCTGGTCAAGGATCCCCGCTTCCCGTCCTTCCCCGCCTCGCCGCTGGCCTCGGGCGCCAAGGCCCAGGCGCCGTACTGGGACCAGGAGGGCGTCCACGACCTGCACCGGCACTGGCGCGCCCTGGCCGACGAGTACGCGACGACGGGCGAGCGGCGGCCGCGGATGCTCTGCGGCGAGGTCAACGTGCCGGTCCCGCGGGCGGTGCGCTACGTCCGCCCCGACGAGCTGCACCAGGTCTTCAACTGGCCCTACCTCGTCGCGCCGTGGGACGGGCCGGCGCTGCGTGCCGTGATCGAGGAGACCCTCGTCGCGTACGGCGAGGTGGGCGCCGCGTCCACCTGGGTGCTCGGCAACCACGACTCGCTGCGCGTGGCGACCCGGCTGGGCTTCCCGCCCGGCGAGGCCCCGCGGCGGGTCGGACCGCGCACGGCGCAGCCCGACGCCGAGGCAGGCCTGCGGCGGGCCCGGGCGGCCGCGCTGCTGATGCTCGCGCTGCCGGGCTCGGCGTACGTCTACCAGGGCGAGGAGCTCGGCCTGCCCGAGCACGTGGACCTGGCCGACGCCGACCGGCAGGATCCGGCGTTCGCGCGGACGGGCGGGGTCGACCTGGGCCGGGACGGCTGCCGCATACCCATGCCGTGGGTGGCCGACGAGCCCCACCTGGGCTTCGGCGCGGGTCGGCCGTGGCTGCCGCAGCCCGAGTCGTACGCACCCCTGGCGCGTGATCGCCAGCGGCAGGACCCGGGCTCCGTGCTCGCGCTCTACACCGACGCGCTGCGGCTGCGCCGTGCGCTGGAGCTGGGGGCGGGGGAGCTGACCTGGCGCTCGGCGCCCGGCGACGCCGTGCTGGCCTTCGAGTCCGCGGGGGTCTCGGTCACGGCGAACGCGTCCACGCAGATGGTCGCGCTGCCGGCCGGGGCCGAGGTGCTGCTGAGCAGCGACCCCGGCGCGGGCCGGGCCGTGCCGCCCGGCACCACCGTGTGGTGGCGCCGAGCGGCGGACGGCTGA
- a CDS encoding NAD(P)/FAD-dependent oxidoreductase, giving the protein MPHVVVVGAGFAGLSASSELAKEGFRVTLVDRHPYNTFQPLLYQVATGGLNAGDVTYSLRYFAARHHGVRFRRGSVTGIDHAEQRVVCDDGVTIGYDYLVLATGITTNHFGIPGAAEFTMSMYTRAEALRVRDTIFGSMEIIAGKSHPNTGGFTVLIAGGGATGVEMAGQLAELKQEALPKTYPELNPAQVHVVLVEMAPFVLAPFDDSLRKYALEELIKRGVDVKLNTAISEVHADKVDFKDGSSMPVDLVIWAAGVSGNPILREWGIPIGRGGRIEVNSDLRVMGEERIFAAGDASLTVDNPLPQLAQPAIQGGHFVARQIARLHRGVPTEKFEYHNKGTMATIGRGDAVLQTPFGLKLKGVLAWLGWIGLHIVYILGGRNRVQTLLSLTSRYLLPRRSNAIVGDVMETPKLRAGSRG; this is encoded by the coding sequence ATGCCGCATGTCGTCGTGGTGGGTGCAGGTTTCGCCGGGCTGTCGGCGTCCAGCGAGCTGGCCAAGGAGGGGTTCCGGGTCACGCTCGTCGACCGGCACCCGTACAACACGTTCCAGCCGCTGCTCTACCAGGTGGCGACCGGAGGCCTCAACGCCGGTGACGTGACCTACTCGCTGCGCTACTTCGCCGCGCGCCACCATGGCGTGCGGTTCCGTCGCGGCTCGGTGACGGGCATCGACCACGCCGAGCAGCGCGTGGTCTGCGACGACGGCGTGACGATCGGCTACGACTACCTCGTCCTGGCCACGGGCATCACGACCAACCACTTCGGCATCCCGGGTGCCGCCGAGTTCACGATGTCGATGTACACGCGGGCCGAGGCCCTGCGGGTGCGCGACACGATCTTCGGCAGCATGGAGATCATCGCCGGCAAGTCGCACCCGAACACGGGTGGCTTCACGGTCCTCATCGCCGGTGGCGGCGCGACCGGCGTCGAGATGGCCGGGCAGCTGGCCGAGCTCAAGCAGGAGGCCCTGCCCAAGACCTACCCCGAGCTCAACCCGGCCCAGGTGCACGTGGTCCTCGTGGAGATGGCGCCCTTCGTGCTCGCGCCCTTCGACGACTCGCTGCGCAAGTACGCCCTCGAGGAGCTCATCAAGCGCGGGGTCGACGTCAAGCTCAACACGGCGATCTCGGAGGTCCACGCCGACAAGGTGGACTTCAAGGACGGCTCGTCCATGCCGGTCGACCTGGTCATCTGGGCCGCGGGCGTCTCGGGCAACCCGATCCTGCGCGAGTGGGGCATCCCGATCGGCCGCGGTGGCCGCATCGAGGTCAACTCGGACCTGCGCGTGATGGGCGAGGAGCGCATCTTCGCCGCCGGGGACGCGAGCCTCACCGTCGACAACCCGCTGCCGCAGCTCGCGCAGCCGGCGATCCAGGGCGGCCACTTCGTCGCCCGCCAGATCGCCCGCCTGCACCGCGGTGTGCCGACGGAGAAGTTCGAGTACCACAACAAGGGCACCATGGCGACGATCGGTCGCGGCGACGCCGTGCTGCAGACGCCGTTCGGCCTCAAGCTCAAGGGCGTGCTGGCCTGGCTCGGCTGGATCGGCCTGCACATCGTCTACATCCTCGGTGGCCGCAACCGCGTCCAGACCCTGCTCAGCCTCACCTCGCGCTACCTGCTGCCGCGCCGCAGCAACGCCATCGTGGGTGACGTGATGGAGACGCCGAAGCTCCGCGCCGGCAGCCGGGGCTGA
- a CDS encoding alpha/beta hydrolase — protein sequence MPWDPDLLDGYVSTEIALPDAARYPGEPEDVEVVATLVRRDAPSPSRRAVLYVHGWNDYFFQTHLADHWAGLGFDFYALDLRRYGRSARVGHLRGFTTDLGDYDAELDAAAELIRAEHDQLVVMGHSTGGLVTSLWAARRPGVVDALVLNSPWLDLQGSALVRALGAPVIDALGARNPYAVLRAADPGHYARTLHRTLEGEWDYDLDMKLSPGPPIRVGWLRAVLQGQRRVAAGLGIEVPVLTLASTRTSFARRWSEDLRVVDTVLDVEQIAARAVRLGRSVTVVRVEDGMHDLVLSAPAVRQQVLEEMSRFVHGYVPETAA from the coding sequence GTGCCCTGGGACCCCGACCTGCTGGACGGCTACGTCTCGACCGAGATCGCGCTGCCCGACGCGGCGCGCTACCCGGGCGAGCCGGAGGACGTCGAGGTCGTCGCCACGCTCGTGCGACGCGACGCCCCGTCGCCCTCCCGCCGCGCCGTCCTCTACGTCCACGGCTGGAACGACTACTTCTTCCAGACCCACCTCGCCGACCACTGGGCCGGCCTGGGCTTCGACTTCTACGCCCTCGACCTGCGTCGCTACGGGCGCAGCGCCCGGGTGGGCCACCTGCGCGGCTTCACCACCGACCTGGGGGACTACGACGCCGAGCTGGACGCCGCGGCGGAGCTGATCCGCGCCGAGCACGACCAGCTCGTCGTCATGGGCCACTCCACCGGCGGCCTGGTGACGTCGCTGTGGGCGGCCCGGCGCCCGGGCGTGGTCGACGCGCTGGTCCTGAACTCGCCGTGGCTCGACCTGCAGGGCTCCGCCCTCGTGCGCGCGCTCGGCGCCCCGGTCATCGACGCGCTCGGCGCCCGCAACCCGTACGCGGTCCTGCGCGCCGCCGACCCGGGCCACTACGCGCGGACGCTCCACCGCACGCTCGAGGGGGAGTGGGACTACGACCTCGACATGAAGCTCTCGCCCGGCCCGCCGATCCGGGTCGGCTGGCTCCGTGCGGTCCTGCAGGGGCAGCGGCGCGTGGCCGCCGGGCTCGGCATCGAGGTCCCTGTGCTGACGCTCGCCTCGACCCGGACGAGCTTCGCCCGCCGCTGGAGCGAGGACCTCCGCGTCGTCGACACCGTCCTCGACGTCGAGCAGATCGCCGCCCGCGCGGTCCGCCTCGGCCGCAGCGTCACGGTCGTCCGCGTCGAGGACGGCATGCACGACCTGGTGCTCTCCGCCCCGGCGGTGCGTCAGCAGGTGCTGGAGGAGATGAGCCGGTTCGTGCACGGCTACGTGCCCGAGACAGCGGCCTGA
- a CDS encoding DUF4870 domain-containing protein gives MSENPAPRPDDPSSSEDGVQHAHGQPYDVPSGAQQYGQPPSTGYQPPAADGQSAPVQGPGPQQYGQPDHGQASYAQEGFPAPGTGRGGYQPPEQAYGQQPYGQQPYPPQGGQQPYGQQAYGQQGYGQAPYGQQGYGQQQPWGGQPQGYGQQPGYGQPYSGQPYPGQQPYPAQPGQPPAPMADSDQRLWATLTHISIPFFTFVGPLVAYLVLKDRSPFLKAATTEALNFSILYSIVYVVGIVLTTVFVGAFILLVAGVGALVLCILAAVASNKGEVYRYPLNWRLVK, from the coding sequence ATGAGCGAGAACCCTGCTCCCCGGCCTGACGACCCGTCCTCCTCGGAGGACGGCGTCCAGCACGCCCACGGCCAGCCGTACGACGTGCCGAGCGGCGCCCAGCAGTACGGGCAGCCGCCGTCGACCGGCTACCAGCCGCCTGCGGCGGACGGTCAGTCGGCGCCGGTGCAGGGACCCGGGCCGCAGCAGTACGGCCAGCCCGACCACGGTCAGGCGTCGTACGCCCAGGAGGGCTTTCCCGCACCCGGGACCGGCCGCGGCGGCTACCAGCCGCCCGAGCAGGCGTACGGGCAGCAGCCCTACGGCCAGCAGCCCTATCCCCCGCAGGGCGGGCAGCAGCCGTACGGGCAGCAGGCCTACGGGCAGCAGGGCTACGGGCAGGCGCCGTACGGCCAGCAGGGCTACGGCCAGCAGCAGCCGTGGGGCGGCCAGCCGCAGGGTTACGGGCAGCAGCCGGGGTACGGGCAGCCCTACTCCGGGCAGCCCTACCCCGGGCAGCAGCCGTACCCGGCCCAGCCGGGTCAGCCGCCAGCGCCAATGGCCGACAGCGACCAGCGGCTCTGGGCGACGCTGACCCACATCAGCATCCCGTTCTTCACCTTCGTCGGGCCGCTCGTGGCCTACCTGGTCCTCAAGGACCGCAGCCCGTTCCTCAAGGCCGCGACGACCGAGGCGCTGAACTTCTCGATCCTCTACAGCATCGTGTACGTCGTCGGCATCGTCCTGACGACCGTCTTCGTCGGCGCGTTCATCCTGCTCGTCGCCGGCGTCGGTGCCCTGGTCCTGTGCATCCTGGCCGCGGTGGCGTCGAACAAGGGCGAGGTCTACCGCTACCCGCTCAACTGGCGGCTGGTGAAGTAG
- a CDS encoding DUF3073 domain-containing protein, which translates to MGRGRAKAKQTKVARELKYRSFGTDFGSLAAELRHEGSEVPPAYADLAEESPDADESDEDRPRSWDEDDDGYTELRKSG; encoded by the coding sequence ATGGGGCGCGGCCGTGCAAAGGCGAAGCAGACCAAGGTCGCTCGCGAACTCAAGTACCGCTCCTTCGGCACCGACTTCGGGTCGCTCGCCGCTGAGCTCCGCCACGAAGGCTCTGAGGTGCCTCCGGCGTACGCGGACCTCGCGGAGGAGTCCCCGGACGCCGACGAGAGCGACGAGGACCGACCTCGCTCCTGGGACGAGGACGACGACGGCTACACGGAGCTCCGCAAGTCCGGCTGA